The segment AGACGCCGCGCTTCGACGAGACGGGCCGCGTCCGGATCGACGATCTCGAGATGGCGCCCGAAGTCCAGGCAGCCGTGCGTGAGATCTGGCCGACGGTGACCACCGCCAACCTCGTCGAACGCACCGACATCGCTGGCTATCGTTCGGAATTCCTCCGGCTCTTCGGCTTCGGCATGCCCGGCGTCGACTACCAGGCCGACGTCGATCCGCACATTCCGATGATCTGACGCGCGGACGGCGCGAAGGAGTAGGTGCCAAGTGACAAGCATCAAGACCCCCGGGGGCCGAGTTCTTGCCACTTGGCCCTTGCTCCTTGTTACTTCGTTCCGTGCGCGCCGTAATCCAGCGGGTCTCGTCGGCCAGTGTCGCCGTTGATGGTCAGATCACCGGCGCGATCGCACGCGGGCTGCTCGTGCTGCTGGGCGTGGCCCACGACGACACGCCCGCGGATGTGGAATGGCTGGCGGGGAAGATCTGCGCGCTGCGGATCTTCGAGGATGATGAGGGCCGGATGAATCGTTCCGTTGTGGAAACCGCTGGCGGCGTGCTGGTCGTGAGCCAGTTCACGCTGCTGGCCAGCACCCGCAAAGGCACGCGTCCCTCGTTCAACGACGCTGCCCGTCCGGAACTCGCGGAGCCGCTCTACGCAGCTTTCCTGCAACAGGTATCCGGCCGGCTCGGCCGCCCCGCTGCCAGCGGGGTCTTCGGCGCGATGATGACCGTGAGTTTGGTCAACGACGGCCCGGTCACGCTCGTCATCGATTCACACGCCCGCGAGTAAGCGTCCCGGCATCGCGCGCCGTG is part of the Opitutus terrae PB90-1 genome and harbors:
- the dtd gene encoding D-aminoacyl-tRNA deacylase, whose protein sequence is MRAVIQRVSSASVAVDGQITGAIARGLLVLLGVAHDDTPADVEWLAGKICALRIFEDDEGRMNRSVVETAGGVLVVSQFTLLASTRKGTRPSFNDAARPELAEPLYAAFLQQVSGRLGRPAASGVFGAMMTVSLVNDGPVTLVIDSHARE